One Melanotaenia boesemani isolate fMelBoe1 chromosome 8, fMelBoe1.pri, whole genome shotgun sequence DNA segment encodes these proteins:
- the LOC121643981 gene encoding poly(U)-specific endoribonuclease-C-like: MAKGRQANQELTEVLNKLWRLDSNRLKPGTDYVISLQGKAGYVTQGTNNAKDCAHAPLFSYVNEEKLKTIKTYEHFINLLDNYEMSTGVSETVTSEEMKENKLFLNAIMETDVMKCAHDYLVKKGQSPSDPAQFKKQLYDIWFRLYHRDRSGGEDSCGFEHVFVGETKFGKEIMGLHNWIQFYLQEKRGNVDYKGYKARDNKDRPDEDDHMLNLQFSWKGLVKPIGGSFIGVSPEFEVALFTIIFLMSTEKMTSVVVKVDEYMLELVVYRHGQSIGTSFPKLLSSNNRDL; the protein is encoded by the exons ATGGCAAAGGG TCGTCAGGCCAACCAGGAGCTCACCGAGGTGCTAAATAAACTTTGGCGCCTTGATAGCAACCGCCTCAAACCGGGAACTGATTATGTCATTTCTCTCCAG GGGAAGGCAGGTTATGTGACACAGGGAACTAACAATGCAAAAGACTGTGCCCACGCTCCTCTCTTCTCATACGTCaatgaagaaaaactgaagACGATTAAGACATATGAAC ATTTCATCAACTTGCTGGACAACTATGAGATGTCCACGGGCGTTTCAGAGACCGTCACATCGGAGGAGATGAAAGAGAACAAGCTTTTTCTCAACGCCATCATGGAGACTGATGTTATGAAG TGTGCTCATGACTATCTGGTCAAGAAGGGCCAATCACCGTCTGACCCTGCACAGTTCAAGAAGCAGCTGTATGACATCTGGTTCCGCCTCTACCACAGGGACAGGAGTGGAGG TGAGGATTCTTGTGGATTTGAACATGTGTTTGTTGGAGAGACCAAATTTGGCAAGGAGATAATGGGCCTTCACAACTGGATCCAGTTTTATCTGCAGGAGAAGCGCGGCAATGTCGACTACAAAGGCTACAAAGCACGAGACAACAAAGACAGA CCTGATGAGGACGACCACATGCTGAACCTGCAGTTCAGTTGGAAAGGCTTGGTGAAGCCAATTGGCGGCTCCTTCATTGGTGTCAGTCCAGAGTTCGAGGTTGCTCTTTTTaccatcatcttcctcatgTCGACTGAGAAGATGACATCTGTGGTGGTCAAAGTGGATGAGTACATGCTGGAGCTGGTCGTCTATCGACATGGCCAGTCCATTGGCACATCCTTCCCCAAACTGCTCAGCAGCAACAACAGGGATTTGTGA